The nucleotide sequence GGCTACCGGCGGGCGTATTTCACTCAACCATCCAACCCCCATGAATACCTATAGTAAATTTGCTCCGAATGTGTTCCTTGCCAAATGTGATCAGCTATACCAAACCGGCGATGTGATCGAGGTCCAGACCCGGCACGGCAAGGAGAATGAATGTGAGGTCCACAATCTGATCTACGAGCAGGGCGGCTTCTACTTTTACTCCATAACCCGAACCGACGGCTTCAACGCCCAGGAGCGGGCCAAGGCGAAGGCCGACCGGCTGAACGGATACGCGGCCACGGCTGAGCGGAAAAGTAACGAGTACTATGAGGCCTCGCACGAAGGGAAGGATTTTCTTAGCCTTGGGGAGCCCATCAAGGTCGGCCACTACAGCGAAAAGAGGCACCGCGCCTTGATCGACCGCAATTGGAACCGCATGGGAAAATGCGTGGAGTTCTCCGATAAGGCCAAGGACTACGAAGCCCGCGCTGCCTATTGGGAAAGCAAGACCCAGGAGGTCAACCTGTCCATGCCCGAAAGCATCGGGTATTACGAGTATAAGTTAGAGAAGGCGACGGAGTACCATGCCGGGCTAAAATCAGGCAAATACGAATTGCGACACTCCTACTCTCTCACCTACGCCAAAAAGGAGGTGAACCTTGCGCAGAAGAACCTTGATTTGGCGCGCCGGCTTTGGGAGCAGCCCGATTCTTCTGAAAAATGATAAACCCACCTCCCGTAGCCACGTAATTGATTCAGCCTTTATTTCAACTGAAACGGTGGCCTAAATACGCGGTTATTTGAAAGTGTTTCAGTAATGTTTCAGCAATATAACAATAAAGCCCTGTAAGTATATGACTTACAGGGCTTTATAATTGTCGGCTGTGACCCATAGGGGAATCGAACCCCTGTTTCAACCGTGAAAGGGTCGTGTCCTAACCGCTAGACGAATGGGCCGACTGGTCCCTTATTTTCGTGTAGGAAAACACTTTCCTTTCATTTCCGTTTCCTTTTTCCGAAAACGTGGTGCAAATATGGGCGGTTGATTTTAATTATCCAAAACCTACCTCCAAAAAAACCAGAACAATTTTCAAATGGACTCATTTCCAGTACCTTGATTTATTACAATTCTTAAATTAGGAAACCCATTTCCCGGAAATAGCTCCAAAAGGCGTTTTTTTGTTATTTTTGAAATCTTATCGCCGATTCACGAATTCCCTGAAAATGAAAAAAATCTTATTCTCATTAGTTTGTCTCCTGCTGGCAACCACCTCCTTCTCCCAAAACCCAATACCCGAATCGTACCTCGGTTATCCGCTGGGAAGCCGATTTTCATTCCATTACCGCATCGCCGGGTACGTGGAATTACTGGCGCAACGAAATCCCACCCAGGTCAAACTCATCCCCTATGGATCTACTTACGAAGGACGCCCGCTGATGGTAGCCGTGGTAGCCTCTCCCGAGAACCTTGCCCGTCTGGAAACCATCCGGACCGACAACCTGAAAAGCATCGGAATCATGGCGGGTACCCCTACGGGCAAAGTACCCGCCATCGCCTGGTTGAGCTATAATGTCCATGGTAATGAGGCGGTTTCGTCCGAATCGGTCATGAAAGTGCTGTATGAATTGCTGAACAAAGACAATAAGACCACCCAGGATATTCTGAAAAACACCGTAGTAATTCTCGATCCCTGCATCAACCCTGACGGACGTGATCGGTACGCCCAATGGTACAACCGGGTAATGGCCGCCCAGCCCAATCCGACCCCCTGGGCCTGGGAACACAACGAACCCTGGCCGGGTGGACGCTACAACCACTACCTTTTCGATCTGAACCGGGATTGGGCCTGGCAACTTCAGAAAGAATCGCAGGAGCGCATCAAACTCTACAATCAGTGGATGCCGCATCTGCACGCCGATTTCCACGAGATGGGTTCATCAAGTTCGTATTATTTTCCTCCGGCGGCCAAACCCTTCCACAAGGATATTACCCCCTGGCAGCGCGAGTTCAATAACATTCTGGGTACCTACAGCCGGAAATATTTTGATAAAAATGGCTGGTTGTACTTCACCCGTAACAACTACGATCTGTTTTACCCTAGCTATGGCGATACCTGGCCCACTTACAACGGAGCCATTGGCATGACTTACGAGCAGGGTGGCGGTGGTCGGGCGGGGGTAGCTATCGCCCGCGAGGACGAAGGCGATACCCTGACCCTTTCTTCGCGCATCGACCATCACTTTGCTACGAGCATGTCGACCCTAGAAGCCATTTCATCCCGGGCCGAGCAGACGGTAAAGGAATTTGTCAGTTATTACGATCGGGCGCAAAAAGAGCCCATTGGTACTTTCAAATCGTATCTGGTTAAGACAGAAGGCGATGTCGGGCGGGCACTGGCCCTGCAGGAATTACTCGACAAACAGGGAATTCAATACGGATTGGTGGGTAAAAATTATTCGGGAAAGGTTACCAGCCTCACGACGCTCGCCGATGAATCGGCCAAATTTGAGAGTAAGGACCTGTTGATCAGTGCCTACCAGCCCAAGTCGTCTTTACTGAAAATCCTCTTTGAGCCACGTCCCGAACTGGAAGACTCCATCACCTACGATATTACGAGTTGGGGGTTAGCGTATGCTTACGGTTTGAAAGCCTACGGGTCAAAAGAACGGCTCACTCCCACCGCAACCCAGGTTTTGAAAGTGACGAACGAGGTTCCATCTCAACCACCTTATGCTTACCTGGCCCGATGGGATTCCTTCAACGATCTGCGTTTTCTTACCGAACTGCTCACCAGTAAAATTCGCTTGCGCACCTCCAATGTACCCTTTGAAATCGATGGTACCACCTATGGAGCAGGTACCCTGGTGATTACCCGAAAGGGCAACGAAAATCTTGGCGTTGATTTTGACCGGATGGTCACGGGTATAGCCGACCGCCTGGGCGTAACCCTCGTACCTGCCCAAACGGGTTTCGTTACGTCAGGTTCTGACTTTGGCTCGGGCAATGTGGCACCTCTGACCGCTCCTAAGGTAGTAGTCATGTCGGGCAACGGGGTGTCGCCTCTGGCTTTTGGCGAGGTGTGGCATTTCTTCGAGCAGCAAATCCACTACCCGGTGACCGTAGTGGAGGGCGAAAACTTTTCGCGCCTACCCTGGAACGAGATCGACGTGCTGATTCTTCCTACCGGTAGCTACAGTAAAATATTGACTGATAATGCCCTTACCCAATTGAAAGAATGGATTCGGAACGGCGGTAAACTGATTGCGATGGAGGAAGCCAATGGAGCTTTGGCCAACAAAACCGATTTCGATTTGAAACGGAAGAGTAAAGAAAACGCGGCCAAAGATAAAGAATCGCCTCTTAAACTATATGCCAACCGGGAACGGGAATCGGCCAGTGATGATACCCCGGGCAGCGTATATCAGGTTAAGCTCGATACCACCCATCCTCTGGCTTTTGGTTATACCGGCGATTATTTTGGCCTGATACGCAGTACCTATAATTTTGAGTACTTACCCGAGGGATGGAATGTGGGGTACCTGGAGGGGGATAGCTACCGCGCGGGTTTTGCGGGGGTCAACGCCAAAGAGCGTTTGAAAAACACCCTCATCTACGGTGTTCAGGAAATGGGTCAGGGTGAAATTATTTATATGGCGGACAATCCCCTATTCCGGGGGTTTTGGTATAATGGAAAGTTGCTCTTCGGAAATGCCGTTTTTCGTTAAAGCCTAACCTTTTCCGGGCAAAAAGAGAGGGACGGTTCACATCATGTGAACCGTCCCTCTCTTTTTGATTATTGCTGATCAAATAAAACCCTCCCGCTGCATGGCGGCACGGAGCTTGCCATCGAGCGACTCGGAGGCTTTTATCAGGGGGAGGCGTACATTCGATCCGCACACTCCCTTGATGGCTAAACACTGCTTGATACCTACGGGATTTGACTCCGCATACAGCAGGCTATCGAATTCTATGAAGGAAAACTGAATTGCGGCGGCTTCCGGAAAACGCCCTTCCAGGGCGTGCCTGGTAAGGTCACTGAACTCCCTGGGGAAAGCGTTGGCAATCACGGAAATGACCCCGTGCCAGCCCAGGCTTACCATAGGTACCACCAGGTTGTCATCACCCGAGAGAAGGAGAAAATCTTTGGGTGCTTTCCAGGCTATTTCCATGTACTGTTCTATGGTCGAGCAGGCATCCTTCAGACCAATTATGTTGGGATGTTTGGCTAGTTCAAGAATTGTGGCACATGTCATGTTAACCACGGTCCGTCCGGGAACATTATACAGGATTAATGGTACAGGCGAAACCTCGGCAATGGCAGTAAAATGGGCGATAATGCCCGCCTGCGAGGGTTTATTGTAATAGGGACAAACTGAAAGGAGGGCGTCGACACCCGTAAAATCGGTGGCAGCTATTGCTTCGAGAACCGCGCGGGTGTTGTTGCCCCCGAGCCCGTAAATAATGGGTAATTGGCGGGTGTTATGCTGTTTCGTGAATTCCAGCAGCGCCTTTTTCTCATCGGGCGAGGTCGTGGAGGTTTCACCGGTGGTACCCTGCACCACCAGGTAATCCACGCCCCCCTCAGAAACGAATTCAATGAGGTTTTTAAGCCCTGGGTAGTCAATATTCTCGTGTTCGTCAAAAGGGGTTATCAGGGCCACGCCCACGCCTTTGAATCGCTCGTCCAACGCCATGTAAAGTGTATTGAGGGGTACGCCCCCGCGTTTAGAAATTTGGGATTGGAATACCTACCGATCATTCGATCAATGGTTCCTATTTTTTTGCAAAGGTAAAACCCTTGGCGGATATTTGGATTTAAGAAGTAAGCATTGCCACGAATTCTTCCTCCGACAGAATCGTCACGCCAAGTCGCTTCGCTTTTTCCAGCTTGGATGGTCCCATATTTTCACCGGCTACCAGGTAGTTGAGCTTACCCGAAACCCCGCTCAGTACGCGTCCCCCATTCGCTTCAATCCTGGCTTTCAGCTCATCCCGATCAAAGTGCTGAAAAACGCCCGAAATCACGAAGGTTTTGCCCTGGAGCGTATCTGATTCGATTTCAATGGGTACCTCGTCGGTAGCAAAGTTCAGCCCGGCCATCCGAAGACGCTCGATCAGGCGTTGGTTTTCGGGATCGCTGAAATAGTCGCGCACACTCTGCGCAATCCGACCCCCGATTTCGGGTACGTTAACGAGTTCTTCCAGGGAGGCGGTCATAAGGGCATCCATGTTTCGAAAATAGGCCGCCAGCTTTTCCCCCACTGTGGCTCCCACGTAGCGGATACCCAGGCCAAACAGCAGGTTTTTGAAGGGTACCTCTTTCGAACTTTCGATTCCTTTCAGGATATTTTCCACGGTTTTTTCGCGGAAACTGATTTTCTTGGTTTTTCCGGTTTCTTCGTTGAGAATTTCTTTTTCCAATCCCAGCAATGAATCGTAGTTCAGGTCGTAGAGATCGGCCACCGTATGAACCAAACCTTTATCGAAAAGTAATTCTATTTTGCCCTCACCCAGGCTATCGATGTTCATGGCCCGGCGCTGGATGAAATGCTCGATTTTCCCCCTCAATTGGGGCGGACAACCACGCTCGTTGGGACAGTAAAAAGCTACTTCACCCTCCGGCCGAATCAGGGTAGTCCCGCATTCGGGGCAATGGGTAGGAAAATGGATTTGTTCCGTATCAAACAGGGTGCGCTGGGTATGGTCCACTCCCGTAATCTTGGGAATGATTTCGCCGCTTTTTTCGACAAATACCGTATCGCCCAAATGCAGCCCAAGCCGTTCCAACTCGTTGGCATTGTGCAGGGTAGCCCGTTTGACCTGAGTGCCGGAAAGGTGCACCCCCCTGGCTTTCTCATAGGGTACCCCCCGCTCGGATAACGCCGATAGGTTGGCTACGGGAGTCACCGCGCCCGTTCGACCTACCTGGTAGGATACGAAACGCAGCAGGGCCGGTTTGTTTTCCGCTTTGTATTTGAAGGCAATAGCCCAGCGTGGGCTTTTCGAAGTGCTGCCCAATTCGCGTTGTTGGGCATAATCGTTTATTTTCAATACAATTCCATCCGTGGCAAGGGGTAGCTTGTATCGTTTTTCCTCCCATTCATGGATAAAAGCAATAGCTTCGTCGATCGTATGGCATTTTCTCCAACCCGGTGAAACATTGAACCCCCATTTCTGTAGACCGATCAGGCTTTCCTCGTGTGACTGAAAAATGTCCTCATCGCTCAGAAAGGAATAAACATAGCAATCGAGACCGCGGCGAGCTGTCTCGGCGGAGTCCTGTAGCTTGAAAGCGCCGGAAGCCGCATTTCGGGGGTTGGCATACAGGGAGTCGCCGGTAGCCTCGAGTTCGGCATTGAGCCGTTCGAATGAGCTGAGAGGCATAAATCCCTCGCCACGTACCTCTAAAAACCCAGGTATGGCATCGCCCGAAATCCGTAAAGGCAACGAACGGATCGTTTTCACATTGGCAGTGATATCATCCCCCCGGGTACCGTCGCCCCGGGTAACGCCCCGCTGTAAAAGTCCATCCTCGTAGGTAAAACTGAGAGAAATCCCGTCGAACTTCAACTCGCACACGTACTCGTGGCTCTCCTCGCCCAGCCCTTTTTTCACACGCTCATCAAAGCTTCGCAGCTCCGCCTCGCTATACGTATTATCCAGCGATTGCATGGGGTACCTATGGTAGACCGTCGGAAAGTTTTTGGTGATGGTACCTCCTACCCGCTGCGTGGGTGAATCAGCCAATTTCAAGGCTGGATGCTCGTTTTCTAACGATGTCAGCTCTTTTAACAGTTCATCAAACGCCTGGTCGGATATTTCAGAGACGCTGTCCTGATAGTACCTGTCATTGAAGTAGTTGATTCGATCGGTCAGGTAGGCAATGCGTTCGGCAGGAGTCATGAATAGCAATACGTTGATTTACAAACAAATACAGGCTACTAGCCCAAACAAAAGGCCTACAACAAGCCGTTTTAGTCCTTTTATGCTTATTTTCGCTCAAAAGTAGCAAAAAGCAATCGGCCATCGAACAGCCGCCTTCAATTTCATTTCCCTCCCCTTTACCCATATGCCCTTAATCTCGCCTTCCATTCTTGCCGCTGATTTCGCCAATCTTCAACGTGACGTTGAAATGCTCAACCGTAGCGAAGCCGACTACATGCACGTGGATATAATGGATGGCATGTTCGTACCCAACATTTCGTTTGGCATGCCGGTGTGCCAGGCCGTGAATCGCCACGCTCAGAAACCCCTCGACGTGCACCTGATGATTGTGGACCCCGATCGGTACCTGAAGGATTTCCGCCAGGCCGGCGCTGAAATCATTACGGTCCATTACGAAGCCTGTCCCCACCTCCATCGCACGGTGCAACACATCAGGGAATTGGGCGCCCAGCCGGGGGTAGCCCTCAACCCGCATACTCCCGTCGAATTGCTGACCGATATTTTAACGGATATTTCCCTGGTACTGATTATGTCGGTCAATCCGGGTTTTGGCGGTCAAACCTTTATTGAAAATACCTACCGGAAAGTAAGGAAGCTGGCCGAGATGCGCCGCGAAAGCGGAGCCGATTTTTTGATCGAAATCGATGGGGGCGTGAACAGTGAAAACGCCCCCCCTCTGCTAAAGGCAGGCGCGGATATGCTGGTAGCCGGTAGCTTTGTCTTCAAATCGCCTGATCCCCTCCAAACGATTTCCATTCTGAAAAACACCGAATAATGTACGGCTTACAGCAACCCTCCTTACTAACATACTATTCAACCAAGGCATGAAAAACCTCTACGTAATCCTGCTGGTTCTCCTGAGTTCCGTGCCTCTTGCCGCGCAAAACAGCTACTACTTCCCGGGTAGGAAATTCAATCCCAACATTCTTTCCCCGGATGCTTTCCTGGGGTACTCCGTAGGTACCCACCATACGCGCTACGATCAGATCGTGGCGTATTTCGAGTACCTGGGTACCGTTTCGAATCGTGTGAAATTCCAGACAACGGGTCGTACGTACGAGTACCGCCCGCAGTTGATGGTGGCCTTCAGTAGCCCGGAGAATCTGAAAAATCTGGAAAGCATCCGTCAGAACCATATTAAGCTGGTGGACCCTGCCGCTACCATGCCGGATATTAAGGCCATGCCCGTAGTGCTTCAACTGGGATACAATGTGCATGGCAACGAAGCTTCGGGCGGCGAGGCTTCTATCCTAACGGCCTACTACCTGGCGGCGAGTGAAGATCCGGAAATCCAGAATACCCTGACCCACGCGGTTATTTTCATAGAACCCGTCATCAATCCCGACGGTCGTGACCGCTTTGTGAATTGGGTGAATATGCACAAAGGCATGCCGCCCGTTTCGGACCCTAACGATCGTGAACATAATGAAGTGTGGCCCAGTGGGCGGGTGAATCACTACTGGTTCGACCTGAACCGCGATTGGTACTTGGCGGTGCATCGCGAAAGTCGAAACCGGCTGAATTTCTACCATCAGTGGTACCCCAACGTCGTGACCGACCACCACGAAATGGGTACCAACTCCACTCATTTTTTTGAACCTTCCAAGAAAAGCGCCGAGAATCCCCTCGTGCCCGACTACGTGTACCGCACCCTCAACGACACCTTTGCCCGATACTTCGAGACGGCCATGAACGAGATCGGTTCGCTGTATTATTCCAAGGAGTCATTCGACAACCTGTATCCCGGCTATGGCTCAAGCTACCCCGATATCGAAGGTGGCATTGGTTTCCTGTTCGAGCAGGGCAGCTCCCGGGGACACGTGCAGGAAAGTCAGAACGGATTGCTGACGTTCTCGTTTGCAGTCCGTAATCATCTGGTCAACGCCCTGGCTACGATCCGGGGAGCCGTTGCAGAGCGCGAAAACCTGCTTCGTTTCCAACGGGAGTTTTTCGATTCGGCCCTGGCGGCGGCGAAAAAGAACCCGATCAAGGGCTACGTGGTGAGTGCGGGCGATGACGAAACCCGGAGCCGGGCTTTCTTGAATACGCTACTGCTGCACCGGATCCAATGCTATCCCCTGGACAAAGAAATGAAGCAGGAAGGTCAGACCTTCCTCGCGGGCCGTAGCTACTACGTACCCATGAACCAGCCCCAGTACCGCATGATACAGTCCGTTTTTGAAAAACCAGTTACCTTTGCCGACAGTATTTTTTACGATGCCTCGGCCTGGAACCTACCCCTGGCCTACGGACTGAACCACACCGAAATCAGATCCGGCAACGTGTCTACCGGCAATCCGGTCACCTTCGAATCTTTGGCGATTGCGCCGGTACCTTTTGAAAAAAGCAGGTACGCCTACCTGTTACCCCCTACGGATTTCAACACCCACAAGGCTTTGTACCAACTGCTTTCTGCGGGCAATTTGGTTAAGGTAGGTCAAAAACCCTTCCGCACCGGGACCGATCAGGGTGAGAAATCCTTCGGCAGTGGTACCCTGCTCATTCCTGTACAAGCGCAGAAAACAACTTCTGACTCTTTGTATAAAAAACTGATAGAAATCGCTGCTTACACGGGAGTACATTTTTACTCAGTAAAAACAGGGTACAGCCTGGAAGGGGTTGATTTGGGAAGCAACACCTTTGAAACCGTCAAGCTTCCCAAAGTGCTGATGCCGATCGGCCAGGGTACCAGTCAGTACGAGGCGGGGGAAGTTTGGTTCATGATGGATCAATACTTAGGCATGCCCATTACAAAAGTGGAGTTGGGTGATCTCGGCAGGGTCAATTTGGGTGAATATGATGTCATTGTGATGGTCAGTGGACAGTACCCTTCGGAAGCTGGATTTGTAGGAAAACTGAAAACCTGGGTCGAGGGAGGGGGTACCTTAGTAACTTTCAAATTGGCATCGGAATGGGCTATTAAAAATAAACTGGTCGCGGAGAAAATCCGAAGCCTGAAAGACAGTTCTAAGACCCAGGAGCGTCTCGATTACAGTAAAGCCGTCGATCAGGAAGGGGCTAAATATACGGGGGGGCCATCTTTCTGGCTGATCTCGATACCACGCATCCCTTGGGATATGGTTTTACGGACCGCAAGATCGCCCTATACCGTAATAGTAACACTTTGCTGGAAATCTCGGAGAACCCCTACGCTACTGTAATTCAGTACGACAAAAACCCGCTCCTCAACGGGTACGTTCATCCGCAATCTCTGAAAAAAATCGCTTCCTCGGCGGGCTTGCTGTCCACGACGGCCGGACGGGGACATATTCTTTTGTTTTCTGATAATCCCAATTTCCGGGGTACCTGGCTGGGTACCAGTCGACTTTTTTTCAATGCGTTATTTTATGGTAAGACCATTTCTACCCCCGCAGTAGGCTCCTCTAAAGAGTAGTTTGCTTTTTTTCGGTAAATTCAAATTTCAAATTGTTTTTAAGAAGAGGGTACCTTAGTGAGTGAGGAAGTGTGATTGCCTTTTAAGTCGCCTACCTCTGCCCAATATTTTAACAATTCAGTGCTTAGTTCGACCAGAGGCCCGTTTGGGTGCAGAGAAGCAAATCAATGCGTTTTGGCAAGGAATTGACTGGTGAATTCGTTCAACCATAAAAGTGAGGTGTGCTAACTATGAATTATTTTCCATTGAATATACACACTACTACCCTACGGACCATCCTGCTGTTTTGCGTGCTTACCGGAATCAATCGGGAAGTTAGCGCACAGGAAAGCCTTTGGGCGGCCAAAATCCTGGGCTATTCTTCGGAATATCGTCCCGGCCCCTATGGGAAAGAGTTTCGAGCTATTCAGATTCTGGGACGGCCCAACAAACTTCCCGACATCGGGAATAGTCCCTGCGCCTGGTCGCCCGCCCAGGCCAATTCGATCAACGACGAATGGATCAAGGTAGGTTTCGAAAAAAGCATTCCGTTGCGACAGGTGGCGATTGCTGAAAATTTTAACGCCGGGGCCATTTCGCGGGTATATGCATATAATGAAAAAGGAGAAGAGATTCTTTTGATCGAGAATTCGATAACCCCCACCAAAGAAATCGGGAAGTTCACCTACATTTTTCCTTCCGATTCCAGTCTGGTGGCTAATGCCATCAAGGTAGTTCTCCAGCCTTCCCGGGTAGTGGGTTTCAATCAAATCGACGCTATCGGGATTTCTTCGTCCACGGTACCCATGAAAGCGGAGATTCATGTTTTTCCGGATACACCCAAAGATTTGCAAAAAGAAAATTTAGGCAAGAATGTCAATTCAAAAGGTCAGGAAGTAGCTCCGGTAATTTCACCGGATGGAAAGATGCTGTTCTTCACCCGGAGCAAATTTGCGGGTAATATCGGATCACCCGCCCGACAGGATGTGTGGGTATCTACCCTGGACAATGCAAACGTCTGGCAGGAAGCGGTCAATCTCAACGCGCCCATCAACAACGAAGGCGACAATGCCATCACAGGCATTTCACCCGATGGAAAGACCGTGTACCTGATCAATGTATACCGACCTGATGGTACCATGGTCAATGGCTTGTCCAAGTCGGTGCGGACGCGTGAGGGGTGGTCTTTTCCCAAAGAATGCAAAATCAGAAACCATTACAACGATCATGAGCGCAACTTTACGGAGTTTGCCATTTCTCCCAAAGGCAAAGTACTGATCCTCTCGGTGCAACGCCGCGATACCGAAGGGAACAAGGATCTGTATGTTTCATTTTTACAGCCTGACGATACCTGGTCGGAACCCAAACACATGGGCGATGTGATCAACACTCCCGATTACGAAGGATCGCCTTTTGTAGCTTCCGACGACAAGACGCTCTATTTCACATCCGCCGGCTTCAGTGGCTACGGAAACGGCGACATTTTTGTCTCCCGTCGTCTGGACGACACCTGGACCAATTGGTCCGAACCCGAGAACCTGGGCCCCAGCATCAACACGCCCCAGTGGGACGGGTACTTTAACATTCCGGCCTCGGCCGATTACGCCTACCTGAGTTCCATGGAAAACTCACTGGGTGAGGAGGATATCTTTCGGGTACGGCTTTTCCCGGCCATAAAACCCGAACCCGTCGCGATTATTTCTGGCAATGTGATGGATTCGGAAACGAATCAAATGATGGGTGCCGATATCGTCGCCGATATTAAAAGTTCCAATGAAGAATTCTCCAAGGCCACTTTTGAACCCGAAACGGGAGAGTATAAAATGATTCTCCCTTTGAAGGATTTGTATCGGATTACGGCCAGCCATGAGGGGTACTTTCCGGTAACCGAAGAGATCGACCTGACACGAGAATCCAATTTCCGCCTTATTCGGAAGAACATCCTGATGATGCCCATTAAAGAAGGCCAGAAAATTCGCCTGAACCAGCTCATGTTCAATCAGAGTAGCGCGGAGGTTGTACCAACCTCCCTTCCGGAAATGGATCGTATTGTGAAGATGATGACCGATTACCCAACCATGGAAATCCTGCTGGAAGGACATACCGACAATGTGGGGGATTGGCAGAAAAACATTAAACTCTCGGAAGACCGGGTGATGGAAGTTAAAAGGTACCTCAATTCGAAAGGGATTCCCCTTAACCGTATCCAAACCAAAGCCTGGGGTGGAGCCAACCCGATTTCCAGCAATGTGACCGAGCAAACCCGAAAGTGGAACCGCCGCGTGGAATTTACGATTCTGAAAATGTGAGTCCCATTCTCAGGGAGCGCGTGGGTACCGTTGCCTAAGAATTCGTACCTTTCGGGCGAATTTAGCCGAAAAGAACCCTAATTTTGCGGTTTGTAGCCATTTGAAAAACGGATATGTCACACGTATCAGACTATATACTAGCCAATTCCCAGCAGGTCAGCGGAGAGCTGCGCCTGAAAATCCTCAGTCTTTATAACCAGGCTCATGCCGGGCACATCGGGTGTTCGCTCAGCTGCATCGACC is from Salmonirosea aquatica and encodes:
- a CDS encoding DUF3560 domain-containing protein yields the protein MNTYSKFAPNVFLAKCDQLYQTGDVIEVQTRHGKENECEVHNLIYEQGGFYFYSITRTDGFNAQERAKAKADRLNGYAATAERKSNEYYEASHEGKDFLSLGEPIKVGHYSEKRHRALIDRNWNRMGKCVEFSDKAKDYEARAAYWESKTQEVNLSMPESIGYYEYKLEKATEYHAGLKSGKYELRHSYSLTYAKKEVNLAQKNLDLARRLWEQPDSSEK
- a CDS encoding M14 family metallopeptidase, producing MKKILFSLVCLLLATTSFSQNPIPESYLGYPLGSRFSFHYRIAGYVELLAQRNPTQVKLIPYGSTYEGRPLMVAVVASPENLARLETIRTDNLKSIGIMAGTPTGKVPAIAWLSYNVHGNEAVSSESVMKVLYELLNKDNKTTQDILKNTVVILDPCINPDGRDRYAQWYNRVMAAQPNPTPWAWEHNEPWPGGRYNHYLFDLNRDWAWQLQKESQERIKLYNQWMPHLHADFHEMGSSSSYYFPPAAKPFHKDITPWQREFNNILGTYSRKYFDKNGWLYFTRNNYDLFYPSYGDTWPTYNGAIGMTYEQGGGGRAGVAIAREDEGDTLTLSSRIDHHFATSMSTLEAISSRAEQTVKEFVSYYDRAQKEPIGTFKSYLVKTEGDVGRALALQELLDKQGIQYGLVGKNYSGKVTSLTTLADESAKFESKDLLISAYQPKSSLLKILFEPRPELEDSITYDITSWGLAYAYGLKAYGSKERLTPTATQVLKVTNEVPSQPPYAYLARWDSFNDLRFLTELLTSKIRLRTSNVPFEIDGTTYGAGTLVITRKGNENLGVDFDRMVTGIADRLGVTLVPAQTGFVTSGSDFGSGNVAPLTAPKVVVMSGNGVSPLAFGEVWHFFEQQIHYPVTVVEGENFSRLPWNEIDVLILPTGSYSKILTDNALTQLKEWIRNGGKLIAMEEANGALANKTDFDLKRKSKENAAKDKESPLKLYANRERESASDDTPGSVYQVKLDTTHPLAFGYTGDYFGLIRSTYNFEYLPEGWNVGYLEGDSYRAGFAGVNAKERLKNTLIYGVQEMGQGEIIYMADNPLFRGFWYNGKLLFGNAVFR
- the dapA gene encoding 4-hydroxy-tetrahydrodipicolinate synthase, whose protein sequence is MALDERFKGVGVALITPFDEHENIDYPGLKNLIEFVSEGGVDYLVVQGTTGETSTTSPDEKKALLEFTKQHNTRQLPIIYGLGGNNTRAVLEAIAATDFTGVDALLSVCPYYNKPSQAGIIAHFTAIAEVSPVPLILYNVPGRTVVNMTCATILELAKHPNIIGLKDACSTIEQYMEIAWKAPKDFLLLSGDDNLVVPMVSLGWHGVISVIANAFPREFSDLTRHALEGRFPEAAAIQFSFIEFDSLLYAESNPVGIKQCLAIKGVCGSNVRLPLIKASESLDGKLRAAMQREGFI
- the ligA gene encoding NAD-dependent DNA ligase LigA, with translation MTPAERIAYLTDRINYFNDRYYQDSVSEISDQAFDELLKELTSLENEHPALKLADSPTQRVGGTITKNFPTVYHRYPMQSLDNTYSEAELRSFDERVKKGLGEESHEYVCELKFDGISLSFTYEDGLLQRGVTRGDGTRGDDITANVKTIRSLPLRISGDAIPGFLEVRGEGFMPLSSFERLNAELEATGDSLYANPRNAASGAFKLQDSAETARRGLDCYVYSFLSDEDIFQSHEESLIGLQKWGFNVSPGWRKCHTIDEAIAFIHEWEEKRYKLPLATDGIVLKINDYAQQRELGSTSKSPRWAIAFKYKAENKPALLRFVSYQVGRTGAVTPVANLSALSERGVPYEKARGVHLSGTQVKRATLHNANELERLGLHLGDTVFVEKSGEIIPKITGVDHTQRTLFDTEQIHFPTHCPECGTTLIRPEGEVAFYCPNERGCPPQLRGKIEHFIQRRAMNIDSLGEGKIELLFDKGLVHTVADLYDLNYDSLLGLEKEILNEETGKTKKISFREKTVENILKGIESSKEVPFKNLLFGLGIRYVGATVGEKLAAYFRNMDALMTASLEELVNVPEIGGRIAQSVRDYFSDPENQRLIERLRMAGLNFATDEVPIEIESDTLQGKTFVISGVFQHFDRDELKARIEANGGRVLSGVSGKLNYLVAGENMGPSKLEKAKRLGVTILSEEEFVAMLTS
- the rpe gene encoding ribulose-phosphate 3-epimerase — encoded protein: MPLISPSILAADFANLQRDVEMLNRSEADYMHVDIMDGMFVPNISFGMPVCQAVNRHAQKPLDVHLMIVDPDRYLKDFRQAGAEIITVHYEACPHLHRTVQHIRELGAQPGVALNPHTPVELLTDILTDISLVLIMSVNPGFGGQTFIENTYRKVRKLAEMRRESGADFLIEIDGGVNSENAPPLLKAGADMLVAGSFVFKSPDPLQTISILKNTE